TGCCTTCGCAACCGTTATCCAGCAGCGCCATCATCTGGCGGTAGATGGTTTCCTGGTCGAGGCGATAGAGCGGCGAGAATTCCCAGATGAGAATCTTCGGCGGGTTCTTCTGGAACTCTTCGCTGCCCAGGTACTGCAGCATCGAACCTTCCAGGCCGCCGCCGGGGAACGCCACGTTGAGAATGTCGGCGCCGATGGACTCTTCGAGGAACCCGGCGAAGTTGTAGTTCTTGCCGCTGTGGGAGGTACCGACCAAGGTGATCTGCGGGTTGCCGGAATCGCCGAACAGGTCGCCATCGCCCGCTTCGCCCTTGGGCTCGGTGGTGAATTGATCCATGTACTGGATCGCGTAGCTGGTGCCACAGAGTTGACCGGCCATGTTGTGCAATGTTCCGGTCTTGCCCATGCGGCCCGACTTGTGGCTTTCGAATTCACGTTTCGGGATGTCGGCGAACGCCGGGATCTGCTTGACCTTCTCGGCGACGATCTTTGCCGTGCGCTGGGCGCCGTAAGGGGTCCAGTGCTGGTCGCCACGGAAGTAGAAGTCGTGGGCGGGCAGGGTTTCGGGCAGCGATTCGTTGGTCAGCGGCGACAGGTCCGGCACCACGTAGCCCATGGCGGCGAAGCGGCCGAGCATGGTCTTGTAGTTTTTCAGGGCCTTGTCGAAATCGAATCTGGCCTTGTCTTCGGGGTTGAGCTTGTTGCGGTTCACCAGGCCACGGGTCGGCTGGTAGACCACCACCAGTTCCACGCCCTTGCTCTTGAACGCATCGTGCAACTGCTGCATGCGCTTGTAGCCGGCCGGGGTGGTGTCGAACTCGGTGCGCAGGTCTTCCTGGGTACGGAACAGCCAGTCACCCTGGGCCTGCACCAGCGTGGTGAAGTTCTGCTGGTAGCGGGTGGTGTAGTTTTTCGCGTCGTGGGCTTCGGGGCACAGGTTGCAGCACGGCTCGGCCTCGAAGGTCGGCGCCTGGACTTCGTCCGCACGCGCCCCGGCGCTGGCCGCGAGAATACCGGCGGTCAGGGCCGACAGGCTGAGTAATTTGATCAAGTGTGGGTGCATAAAATTATCCTCAGTCCTGCATTTCGATCTGGCTTTCGACAGGGTCGATCAGCACGGCTTTCTGCTGGCGCACCATCAGGTCGAGAATTTCATCCTGGCGTTCACCCAGGATCCCGTTGAAGCTGATGCCGCTGGATTTGGTCGGCGCGAGCATCGACACGCGATACAGCTCGACGCTCAAGGGCGAGTCGATGGACAGCGGGCCGCTCCCGTTACCGGCCAGCTCGCCGCCGACGATGATCAGCGATACCTGGGCGTCGAACGGGTCGAGCTTGATGTCGCGGTCGGTGTCGGTCAGGTCCTTGATGTGGCCGTAGACGCCGGTCAGGCCGTTGGCCAGGGACAGGTTTTCGTAGAGGCGGATGTTCACGCTGTTACGAATGCGGATGCCGTGGCGCCGGTTGCTGATCACCTTGTTGCCGTAGATCAGGTTGTCACCACTTTCGTACAGCGTGATGCCGTCGGTGTGGTTCTTGTAGATCTCGTTGTAGGCGATCAGGTTGTTGACGCTGTTCCGGTCGATCACCAGGCCCGACAACTTGTTGTCGAAGCTGCGGTTGTTGAAGATGAAGCTGTCGTTGACCTCACGGGAAATGATGATCCCGTGCTTTTTCTTGGTCCCGTAGACGGTGTTGTCGGCGATGATCAGCCCGTGCGAACGGTCGTGCGGGTCGATGCCGTAGACAATGTTGTCCTTGTAGGTGTTGCCCTTGACCACGAAGTTGCTGGTTTCGTAGCAGTAGAAGCCGTACCACATGTCCGAGAACTCGGAGCCGACGATCCAGCCGGTCGGTTCAGGGCGCTTGAGCACCTTGGCCATGTTCGGCGTGTACTGGGAAATACTCACGCCGTAGGACTTACTGTTGGCGTAGCCGAAACTGGCCATGTTGCTGTTGGCGATGTACGTCTCGGTGCCACCCCAGGCCAGCAGGAACGG
This DNA window, taken from Pseudomonas sp. MYb118, encodes the following:
- a CDS encoding alginate O-acetyltransferase is translated as MHPHLIKLLSLSALTAGILAASAGARADEVQAPTFEAEPCCNLCPEAHDAKNYTTRYQQNFTTLVQAQGDWLFRTQEDLRTEFDTTPAGYKRMQQLHDAFKSKGVELVVVYQPTRGLVNRNKLNPEDKARFDFDKALKNYKTMLGRFAAMGYVVPDLSPLTNESLPETLPAHDFYFRGDQHWTPYGAQRTAKIVAEKVKQIPAFADIPKREFESHKSGRMGKTGTLHNMAGQLCGTSYAIQYMDQFTTEPKGEAGDGDLFGDSGNPQITLVGTSHSGKNYNFAGFLEESIGADILNVAFPGGGLEGSMLQYLGSEEFQKNPPKILIWEFSPLYRLDQETIYRQMMALLDNGCEGKDAQMSSSTTLKPGKNELMVNSKNLNLQNSSHQVDIRFADTSVKTLQATLWYMNGRHEDIKIEKPETSDTDGRFAFELRTDEDWASQNLLAVEVQGPEAGTAPQKVEAKICKRNVFPSAEQRTAQIGQ
- the algG gene encoding mannuronan 5-epimerase AlgG, with protein sequence MHSPNRGALTLLAGAMLLASAAAFANVEPATKPVTTAKELQQAKTYTVASAPTAPLELKKPVPPDISGYTAEAIEKKIVRSKAGKVSVRRMMQEDALKDFIGGDNKMAEWVVRQHGIPQAIFVDDGYMSLQDLAKKLPKQYLNETSPGVFLAKLPIVVGKHGILEIDKRTQELRLSQEAGSFLVNDGKLFVRDTKVTGWREKDNGPATFKSPKEFRPFLLAWGGTETYIANSNMASFGYANSKSYGVSISQYTPNMAKVLKRPEPTGWIVGSEFSDMWYGFYCYETSNFVVKGNTYKDNIVYGIDPHDRSHGLIIADNTVYGTKKKHGIIISREVNDSFIFNNRSFDNKLSGLVIDRNSVNNLIAYNEIYKNHTDGITLYESGDNLIYGNKVISNRRHGIRIRNSVNIRLYENLSLANGLTGVYGHIKDLTDTDRDIKLDPFDAQVSLIIVGGELAGNGSGPLSIDSPLSVELYRVSMLAPTKSSGISFNGILGERQDEILDLMVRQQKAVLIDPVESQIEMQD